The Rhodothermales bacterium genome segment ATTTCCTGGAGATGAACTTCGATACACGTCCGGCGGACCCCGTCGCGAAACTCACTATACGCAATCTGATCGATGCACCGGACGCGGCGCCCCGGGGCGGCGGTGCTCTAACGATCGCCGGCTCCGCCATGGGCCGCGCGCGGACGAGCACATTACCCCCGGAACTCGTCACACTCCCCCTGGCGGATGTCCGTCTGAACCGGCTCACGGGAGAACCCATCCGTTCTTTCCGCTCGAATGCGGAGGGCCGGCTCGTGCACGGAGGCCTGATCGATATCCCCCCGGGCACGCCAATCGTGATGACGACACATACTTCATCCAGTGCGGATGCCAGAATCATCCAAACACTGCCGGTTTAATCGAAACAAAACACACGGTGTGGCACTGTACTTGAACATGCCGACTTGTCGCAATTTCTTACGTTTGATATTCCCGCGGGGCCGTGACGCCTCTCTTTTGTAACCAGTTCCTCGATGTCTCATAACGGTCATGTCCAGCCTGCTTGAAAAAGCGTCAAGCCGGCGTTCGCCCCTGGAGATCAGCGCGATGGTGCTCATCGCGCTGTCGTTTTTTGCATTTCTGGTGTTCGGGGGTGAAAAAGTCGTCCTGCTCCTGAACGGACTCTGTCTGGCCTTCGGATTGGTACTCGTGGCCTATAAATACCACTGGGTCATGGTGGGGCTCTGGGGGCTCGCGACGCAGATCATGGTAGAAGTCGTGATCTGGGACTATTCGAACTATGTCGAGCCTTCGATCAGCGCCGGGGGCGGCGTCGACATGTTATATGGCGACCCGATTCTGTTCGCCATGCTTACGGCAATGTCCATCAAAGTGGCTTCCGGCGATCTACGGGCCCGCCATGTACTGTTAAGGGAGAACCTGTGGTGGACCATCTTCATGGGCTGGATGGTGTTCGAACTGGCTCGCTCGATGATGCTGTTTGGTATTGTCAGCCCCATGGGCGAATTCCGCACGTACTTCCGCGAAATCCTCATCGTGCCCTACGTGATCATCTTTGCCCGCAGCCGGCACGATCAATGGCGCGTGTTCCAGATCCTGGTGGGCCTGTCTCTTTCCTTCATCGTGATCGGTCTTTTCCGCGGCGCGTACGTCCACAACTTCGCCTTTCATGCCTACGCCAAGTGGCTCTATCAGCATGGCTCGCTCGGGCTATTGTGGGGTACACTGGCGATCTACCTCATGAAGCAATTCGGCTTCTGGTGGCGGAGTAACACGTTGCTTGCGATGCTGATCGGTATCTCGATGGCGCTGACCATCATCGCCAGCCATCGCTCGGTATGGCTGGCGGCCATCGTGTCATTGTTCGTGCTGTTCCTGATGGGGTATTTCCGGATGGGCACGATCATGAAACTGGCGTTTATCGCCATGACCGCGACGATCCTGCTGGGTCTCGTCTATGAAGAACTGGATCTCTTCGGCTATATCCAGGAGCGGATGACCGCGTTGACAGCCCCATCCCAGGATCAGACGGCGAGTTGGCGCTTCTATTTGTGGATGGACGCCATTGAGCAATCGAAGGCGCATTTTCTCGAAGGAAAAGGACTCGGCAATTACTTTCAGTTGCGGTCTCCGACCGGATCGATTGTAACAGCGATGCTCCACAATCAATATATTCAGCTTCACTACCAGATCGGGATTATCGGGCTGGTGCTTTACCTCGCTTTCGCGCTCCAAACGTACGTACGACTGCGTCGTACGTACGTGGAGACGCTCGACCCCTTTTACAAGATGACGGCCCTGTTGAGCCTGGTGGTACTGCTGGGCGCGTCGGCCTATTACGTGGCGTACGATTTTGAACCGTTTACCTGGTTATTCGTGAGCCTCGGACTTGCGATTGCGCAAAACCACGCGGAGGAGAAAGAGGCCGCGCGGTTGTATTATCGGGCTTATTATGCCCAGAACCGAATGTGATACCCCTCCACGGCGCCCTTGCGTCGTGCATGCGATCTGCACCGATGAAACAAGCGTTCATAAATTCACTCCCGAAGTCGGGCACACACCTTACGGCGAAATGCCTCAAACTGATGGGGTATTCCGAACGGGACCATGTGGGATCCGCCCAGGTGCTCAACCCGGGCCTGGCGAGCAAACTCCGCCGGCTATCGTGGTTGCCGGTGCGCCAGGGTTACCTCGTGGGGATCGACACACCGGTGGAGATTTCGCGCAGGGCGGTGCATCGGATGCTCCGCCGAGCGCCGGCTCATTCGTTTTTCACGGCGCACGTGGGCTACGCGACAGCCTTGCTGGATGCCGTAGTGGCCCACGACGTGCGGCCGATCGTTGTTTTTCGGGATCCGCGTGCGGTGCTGGTTTCGTTCGTCCATTATGTCGCCGAGCGTAAAGAGCACGTCATCCACGAGGAGTTTGCGAGCCTCACCATGGAGGAGCGGTTCGACGCCGTGTTAAACGGCCGGCGCTTCCGCAACGCCTACCTCGAATCGCTGCGAACCCGCTGCCTCGCCCTAGAAGGCTGGCTGAATTCGGACGATACCGTCAAAATCCGATTCGAAGACCTGGTGGGTAATCGCGGAGGCGGATCGGACGAGATCCAGCGCAACACGTTGCAGCGTCTGTGCGACAGCCTGGACATTGTGAATCCGCCTATCGACAAAGTGGTCGAGGAGCTGTTTGGCCCCGGTCGTCACACCTTCCGTAAAGGCCAGGTCGCCTCCTGGCAGGAAGAGATTCCCGAATCCCTCATGCCGGCCGTCACCGCGAAGGTAGGCGACATCATCGAGCGCTGGGGGTACCACGAGCTGTACAAGGAGCTCGATACCGTTTCATCCTCCTGAGGACCTCGTTCCTCCGTCGGGTTTATCATGCACATCCAGGCTCGCTCGGGTATGGCGGGAGATTTTCTTGCGCGGCTCCGCGGCCAAGGACTGGTCGCCCAGCTCGTCCGTGGCTCTAGCAGCGGCCTCGTTTCGAGAATCGCTGCCGCCGGGGTCGGGTTCGTATCCGTCGGCGTGCTCACCAATTACCTGGGCATCGAGCACTACGGTGATTATGCGTACGCGCTCGCCTGGCTCACGATGCTGGCCACCGTAGGACGGCTCGGGTTCAATAAATCCGCGATTCGTTACCTCGCCTCGTATCGTGCTTCGTCGGACTGGCCTCGGATCCGCGGCTTCATCTTGTATTGCCGCAGGATCACCTACTGGATTTCGACGGCGGCGGCGCTGCTAGTGGCCGGCGTATTATGGCTCGCCTGGGATCCCATCGCTGCGTATTACGGCAACGAGCGATTTCTGATCGCCATGATGCTGGCGCTCATCTCCCTCCCCCTCCTCAGCTATTTACAGGTCAGTGAAGGCGTCCTGGATGGATTTAAAAAGGTCGCGCAATCTCAGATCCCCCTCCGCATCGCCCGTCCGGGGCTGATCGCCCTGTTTACGGTGATGGTCTATTCCTGGACGACGATGGGGCGCACCGTCAGCACCAGCGGAGCGACGGTCATGACGGTTGAATCCGCCATGATCATCAACCTCGCCGCGACGTTGATGGCCTTGCTCCTTGCCGGCGTGCTCGTACGCCGCACGCTGCCCGCAGAGGTCAAGACCGCTAATCCGGTGTTCGAATCCCGCGACTGGTTCATTACTTCGCGGGACATGATGTGGACATCCGGCTTCAACCTGGTGATCTTTGAGGCGGACCAGATTCTACTGGGCCTGTTTTCCACAACCGAGGATGTGGGCGTATTCAGCGTCGCCTCGCGTGTCGCCCAGTTACTCATTATCGCCCTCACGGCCACGAACGCCATTCTCTATCCGATGACAGCCGACCTCTTTGCGCGCAAGAAGATGCACGAGTTGCAGCGGATCGTGACGCTCGGCGCCAATGCGGTGTTTTTCATCGCGATTGCCCTGGCCGTCGTACTCTTCGTCGGCTCAGGCTATCTGGAGTTGATATTCTCGGAGGGATTCGGCGCCTCCACGCCGCTTTTACGCGTGTTGATCATCGGCCAGATCGTGAACGCGTTCACCGGGCCGGCGTTGTTGCTCCTCAATATGACCGGCCATCACCGGGATTCAGCTCGCATCCTCGGGTTCACGGCCATCATCAATGTCGTGATGAACGTAGGCCTGATCAAGCTGTACGGAGCGATGGGCGCCGCCGTCGCCACGTCGCTTTCCATCATCCTCTGGAACACGATTGCGGCCTTCGTCGTCTGGCATCGCTTAAAAATCGTATCGACTGCCCTCTACTGGCCCAAAAAACGGGGTAACACCAGTGAGTGAGACAGAGCGTGATCCAGAGCGTGAGACGAAGCCTAGGACAGCTCGTGATCCGGTCAACGACGCCGCGCAAAAGCCTGTCCAGCCCATCTTTCTGTTATCGCTCCCACGCAGTGGGTCGACGCTGCTGCAGCGCATCCTCGCCAAACACTCGGCCATCGACACGGCCGCGGAGCCGTGGATCCTGCTCCCGCTCGTCAGCACCATGCGCAGCGAGGGGGTCTACACGAACTACGATCAGAACGCCGTCGTCGACGCCATTCGGGACTTTTACACCGCGATGCCCGGCGGCCGCGCTACGTTCACCGGCGCCCTTCGCGATCTGGCCCTGCGGCTCTACACGGATCGAGCCCGCCCAGGGGCCCGGTATTTTCTCGACAAAACGCCCCGGTATCATCTCATCCTCGATGAGATTTTCGAACTCTTCCCGGACGCCCGCTTCGTCTTCCTCTGGCGGAACCCCCTCTCCGTCATCGCGTCCATGCTGGATACCTGGCACCGCGGTCACTGGTACCTCTACTTTTTCAAGATCGATCTCTACGAGGGATTCGAACGGCTCATGGCAGCCCATGAGAAGTATGAGAATAGGGCGTTCAGTATTCGTTACGAAGACATAATCTCCGAACCCGAACTATCTTGTAAGGACTTATGTAGGTACCTTGATATCCCCTTCGAGCCCGCCATGATCGACGATTTCCAAAGCGTCGACCTCGGCGGTGAGATGGGGGATCCGACGGGCGTCAAGGCGTACCGCTCCATCAGCGATGGCTCGCTGGATAAATGGAAGCAGTCGCTCCGGAATCCGATCCGCAAAGGATGGTGCCAACGGTACCTGACGTGGCTCGGCGAGCGCCGGCTCGCGGCACTTGGCTACGACCTTGATGAACTCCGTACCGAACTACACACGATCCCCTTTTCCATGAAACGAGCGGGCGGCGACATCCTCCGAATGACGTACGGCCTCGTGTATCAGTTTCTGGAATTGCGTTTACTCCAAGATAAACTCAAGCGTCTCCCCCAGCTGAAACGAGTTCATCCTCACCTGTAACTCCGATCGCCGAGCGTTTTCGCTCATAGAAGTCTGGTCACATGACGTATCTCATTGCGACTCACTCGCAATTGTTCGCTCTTACATTTGATGGGAACTGGCGTGTGACGGATGTCCGCCCGCTGGCCCGAGGCCATCATTACGGCATCGGCTTTCTAAAGAACGAGGAAGTGGACGCTGTGTTAGTGAAGCAAGATGACCGCCGGCTGCGCGTGCTAGACCGTCAATCGCTCGAAGAAGTGGCGGACCCTATCCCCTTCCTCGGCGAAACCGGCGCTATCCACCAGATCAGCTGTTCAAACGGCGGCCTGTATTTTACGAACACGGATTTTAATAACATCGTATACCAGACGCTGGATGGTACGACGTACCATTCGTACCACTTCGAAGGGAAGAGTTTCGATCACAACCACATCAACTCGGTGTTTCCCTGCGGCAACCAGATCTACGCCTTGCTGCACAACAAAGGACGCACGTTGACCGAACTGGCGATCCTGGACCACGACCCACGCGCCGGCTTCACCTACCGCCAGTCGCTCAGTATCTGGGACCACGGGTGCCACAACGTCTTCCTCGAAGGCACGCGGATGTATTATAATGCGTCCTCGACCGGTCAGTTTGTGGCCGTGGATCTCTCAACACAACAAATCCTCACCCGGCTCACCTACCCGGGGCATACCAAGGGCATCTCCGTCGTTGGGGATCACATCGTGATCGGCTTCTCAGAACACGCCGAACGCCACGCCCGCGATAAAACGCGGGGATTTCTGGCGGTGATCAACCAGAAGACGCTCAAGGAGATCGACATCATCGAGCTGGACGAACTTGATCTTCCAATCTCGGTGGGCAACATCAACGAGGTGCGCTGCATTTCGGGAGGCGAGCGCACCCATGCCGCGGAAGCGCCACTCGATCTGGACTGGACCTACCTGCGCCTTGCGCGCCGGAATCCAGCCGAGTATTTATTTAAACACGTCTCCCTGTACGCGACGCGGAGTCTGAAAAAACTCACGGGAAACCGCAAGCTTTAGACGCATTCCCGCGGCACCGATACCTCTGACGTCACGTGCCTTCGCTTTCAGCGAAACCCGGAGGGGTGTAACGAATTGGAAAGGCACACCATGGCAACGGATTCGCTCCGCGCGCCATTGCGCGCGTGCACCGGGTGAACCCGCCTCGTCCCTAAGCGCCCATCGCCTTTGTTACGCAGCCTCCACTCAATCCGATGTCCGCAACAACCCGCATTACAGCCGTCCTGGCCTGCCACAACCGCAAGCCCCTGACGCTGAAATGCCTTGAGAACTATTTCGCCCAGATGGTCGATGACACCGTGGCGTTGGAGGCCGTCGTTCTGGACGATGGCAGTTCCGATGGCACGAGCGAAGCGATTGCCGCGCGCTTTCCCCGGGTGCGGTTGCTCCATGGGGATGGATCGCTCTTCTGGAATGGCGGGATGCATCGGGCGTTTGGAGAGGCCACGGCCACTGGCTCGGAGTATTACCTGTGGCTCAACGACGATACCCAGCTCTATCCGGACACCCTCGGTCGGTTCATGAAAACCGTTCGCCAACTGGAGGTGGCCGGGTACGAGCGCAACATGATCGTCGGCTCGGTTCAGGACCCTGCGAGCGGCGCATTGACGTACGGAGGCTCCGTGCGGAGCAGCACCTGGCACCCCCTGAAATTCGAACTCGTCGCCCCGGCGGATCATCCCTTGCCGTGTGTGATCATGCACGGAAATTGTGTGCTGATCCCGGACGACGTGGCGCGGCTGGTCGGTAATCTCGATCGTGGGTTTTCTCACGCTATCGGGGATATTGACTACTCGCTGCGCGCCACCGAAAAGGGTGTTTCCGTGTGGATCGCCCCCGGGTACGCCGGCACGTGTGCGACGAACCCGATCGATGGCAGCTGGCTCGACACGCGGCTTTCGCTGCGCGAGCGCTGGCGCCAGGTGACAGGCCCCAAAGGCCTTCCGCCCCGTGAGTGGATGTACTTTGCGCGGAAATATGCCGGCATGATGTGGCCTATCTACGGGTCGCTGCCGTATGTACGCATGACCCTGTCCGCCGTGACGGCACGGTTCGGGCACCAGAAATTACGACCCATCGCGTGATGGGCGCTCCCGCCTAGACCGTTTGACCCCTATTCCCATGGTTTACGTCGTTACCCCGGTCTTCAACCGAAAAGCCATCACCCAGCGATTCCTGGCCTGTCTGCAGCAGCAGGACTATCGCGACATCCGCGCCGTCATCGTAGACGACGGGTCGACTGATGGGACGTCTGACATGATCCGGGCCGAATTTCCAGAAGTCACTATTGTGACCGGCGACGGCAATCTTTGGTGGACCGGGGGCACCAACGCCGGCCTTCGCCATGTCCTGGCGGAAGCCCGCGCGGATGACTTCGTGCTGATCATCAACGACGACCTGGAGTTCGACGCCGCCTACGTGGGCCGGCTGGTCGCCTTCGCCCAGGCGCATCCGCGCACCCTGGTAGGATCCGTGGTGATCGACATCGAAACGCCGGACACCATCTGGGACGGCGGCCGCATCACCAACTGGTTCACGGCCAAGGACCGGGTGCTGCATGTAGGCCGGCGATTGTCTGAATTCTCACCGGGTCATGCCGTAGAAGTCTCCCAGCTCACGGGCCGGGGCATGCTCGCGCCGGTAGGCGTATTTAATGAAGTAGGGTTGTATGACGAGGTGCATTTCAAGCACCGGGGCGACACTGAATTCCCCGTGCGCGCGTGCCGGCGTGGGTACAAGCAGGTGGTCGCCTACGACGCGTCCGTGCGTAGCCACGTACATAAAACCTATGAGTTCGACGTCAAGGACGTATATCGATTGGGCGACATCAAACGCTATTTCTTCGACTTTCGCTCGTCGTTTTGGGTCAAGTTTCGCTTCTACTTTGCGCTCAAAACCGCTACCTCGCCGCTGCAATTCGTCTCATTTTTTACGTGCGACATGGTCCGCGTAACGGTACACTTTCTGAAACGTCTGCGATTGAGCGCTTGAAGGCCCGCTCCCGCGCGCGCCATCCCGTGTATTTGCCCATCGTTCATACCCAGGGGAGGGTTCATGAAAAGAAATAAATCGCGCAAGGAGCGGTGTCTATTCATCGTGTGGAAAGGGTATCAGCGCCGCGCCGAGGTTCTGGCGCCGTTGTTTGATGCCGAAATCAAGTGGGTACCCCATCTTTTCCGGAGCAAGCGTCTGCGGCCGCTCGACTATCTCTACAAACTCGTCGTCACCATCTTCCATATCCTGCGCAAGCGCCCCAGTTATGCGATTGTCCAGGCGCCACCGCATTATGCCGCCCTGCCCGCCATCCTGTGCCGGTTGCCTTACATCCTGGATGCACACAACGGAGTGTTCCAGTCCTACTGGCATAAACTCCCCCTCTTTAATCGAGTGATGCGCCGCGCCCAGGCCGTGCTGGTGCACAACCCCGAAGTGTTGGCTCTCTTTCATGGCGATTACCCGGAGAAGCCTTTTTTTGTCGTCGCCGACCCGCTTCAGCGCATCGAGGCGCCGAACGCGGTGCGTGAGGCCAGTAAGATACTCTTCATCTGCTCGTTCGACCCGGATGAACCCGTCGAGACCATTGCCGATGTCATCGCCCGGGTGCCAGAGTACACGTTTGTCATCACGGCCGATCTAAAAAAGTTGCCCACGGCGTTACGTCAGCGGATAGAAGGGTATCCCAACGTCCTTCTCACCGGTTTCCTCAGCACCGGCGACTACCACCGGATGTTGTGCACCAGCACCGCCGCCATCGCGCTCACGAACATGGTGGCCACCCAGCAATCCGGGGCCTGCGAGGCTCTTTCGTCCGACACCCCGCTCATTGCCAGCCGCTCCAGCCTCTCCGAGAAGCTTTTTGGCGAGTGGGCGACGCTGGTTGAAAACACGCCCGACGCGATCGTCGCCGGCATCCGGAGTCTCGATACAGCGCCGCTACATCTCGAAGCCTATCGCACGGCGTGGAATCAACAGGTCCGTGCGGGCGTGATCTCTGTTCTGGAGGAGGTGTTACATGTCCCGGCGGGAGATTCGGCGCCTGACGTGCGCGAACAGCATCTCACTTCGTGAATTCTAGCGAGGATTCCTACGTAGCAGGCGGCTACAGGCACGGGACGTGATAAGTTTGGCACAATTCTGCATGGGGCTGCCGACATCGTATCACCGATGCCGACAGCCCCCTCCTGTTTCGTGCATCTCCGATTGCGCCGGCGCTGGCCGCCGCAATCGCTCCCCCGGTGTTTACCAAATTACTCGCTACGCCAATCTCTATGCGATTGACCCGACTCGTGTGCCCTTTCGCGACGTTCTTGACGATAGTTTACTCCCTGATCCTTGTCCCACCCGCGCTCGCCCAGCAATGTTATTTGCAGCAGGACTGCGGACCCGGCTCGATGTGTGGCGCCAACGGCATCTGCCGGCCCGTACGTGATGTACTCACCGCCGGCGGCGGGGTCATCCACTGGGTAGATGCCGCGAATGGCAGCAACAGCAACCCCGGCACGGAAGGCGCCCCCTGGGCGACCGTCGTTTACGCCGCCCAACATACCAGCGTGCAACCCGGCGACGCGATCCTCATCCGTGAGGGTACCTATTATGGCGAAATCATCCCGGCGCGCGGCGGTACATCGGGCAACCGCATCGCCTATGCGGGATATCCCGGCGAACGCGTGGCGATATCTGGAGCCGTACCCCTCTCAGGCGCCTGGACCCTGGACGCCAGCCAGATATGGAAGATGACCTGGACCCTGCCGCCGCTCTGGGTGCGCCGTGTAAACGATGGTGTGCCCCAGGACGACGACGCGCGCCGGCGCGACGTCCTCATCGCCGACGACCAGATGCTCAAGGCCGTTTACACACGCGCCGATGTTGTGGAAGGCACCTTCTTTCTCGAAGGATCGCCGGCGAACCCCACCCGGATGTATGCCTGGCTGCCCGGCGGGATAAATCCAAATAACGCCCGGATGGAGACCAGTCGCACGAACAACCTGTTCACACCCTCCGGCAGTGAAGCCAACTGCAATGTGGGCGAAATTCGTGGCTACTTCCATTTCGTCAACCTGATCTTCCGGCATACCGCGAACGATGGACTCACCGGCGCATTGTGTGTCGGTAGCCAGGGGTCGCTGGTCGAGAACGTGACGGCAGAGTGGAACAACGGCGCCGGCATTTTCATGCGTGGCGACGACCACATCGCCCGTGGTGTGTACGCCTTCAGCAACGGCATGAGCGGTGTCCGAGGCGAATATTGCGATCGATGCTTGCTCGAGTATGCAGAGAGCCGATACAACAATTGGAAGGGATACAAACCCTTCTGGGAGTCAGGCGGCGGAAAGTGGCTTTATACGACGAACTCCACATTCCGCCACCTCAACTTTTCAGACAATGAAGGCCCCGGCCTCTGGCTGGACACCGAGAACTACGGCAATACGATCGAACGCAGCGTGTTCGACAACAACTACGGGGTCAATGTATTTCTGGAACTGCTCACAAACGACACCATCGTCCGCAACAACGTGATGACCCGCGCCCGGTTCGCGCGTCCAGCCTTCTACGGATATGGCCTGCTGGTGCATGCCGCGAACGACAATATGATCCTGCACAACACCATGCTGGCGAATGAAGGGGGCGCGATGCGGATTCGGGCGGACTACCGGGGCAAGTCGACCGGAAACCGATACTACAACAACCTGTTTGTCGCCAACACACTCATTGAGCATGGCACCGAACGGCGATCCAGTGAGCTGTCGTTTGAAGAACACGTCACTGTTGACGATGCACGCAGTAACACGGGTGACGGCAATGTCATGTGGCACCGCAGCTATGCGTCACAAGAGTATAATACGTTCCAGTTCCGGCCGGCCAGTGGCGTGAACGTCGTCCACTCCTCCAACTTGAAAGACTGGCAGAACGCGGCGCTGACCGACTACAATTCCATCGTGGTGGACCTTTCAAAAGCGCATGTCGTTGACACCACCGACATGGTTAAGGGTTGGCGCCTGGCCGACGGTTCGCAGATCATAGGCAAGGGAGTTGCATTGCCTTCGGATATGCCGCCCTTGCTCGCCGATTTCGACGGCGACCCTCGCCCTGTCAAAGGCTCCGACCCTGGCGCGGATCAATTCAGTAGTGACGCACCGGACAATACGACGGCCGGCGTGCCGGGGGATGCCTCGGGCAACGGCCTGGTTACGGCGCTAGACGCCTCTCTGGTGCTCCAGCATGCCAGTGGCCTGCTCAATCTGGGGGCTCAACTCGTTGCCGACGCCAGCGGAGACGGCGCCATCACGGCCTTTGATGCTTCATTGATCCTAAAATTTATAACCGGCTATATTTCCTGTTTCCCGGTCGCCCCGGAATGCCAGTCCGCGGGGAAGCAATCGCTTTGACCCGGGATTCCGCCACCTTGTCGCCGGCGCAATGAGTGCGTAGCGCTCGACCGCTGGAGCGGCGCGCCATTCGCTGAACGAACGAGCTATGAGAGTATTGTTAGCGGCCTACGCCTGCGAGCCCCATCGCGGGTCAGAGGAAGGGTTCGGCTGGAACTGGGCCACCCATCTCGCCAGCCAGGGGCACGACGTCTGGGTGATGACACGTCCGCTGGCCCGGTCGGCCATTGAACGCGCCATGACCGAGGCGCCGATGCCGAATCTGCACTTCGTCTATGTGGATATCCCGTCTCGGTATCGCCGTTTTATCAAGGGCCTGTTCGGTGTCTACGCGCACTATTTCCTGTGGCAACGCTCCGCGTATCGGGAGGCAAAAAGCGTCATCGGCCGGCAGGAGATTGACCTGGTTCACCACGTTACCTGGGGCAGCCTCATCGGAGGATCGTGGCTGTGGAAGCTCGGGAAGCCGTTTGTGTTTGGCCCGGTGGGCGGCGGCCAGGTGGCGCCTGCCGCCTTCTCCCGGTATTTCCCGACACGCTGGC includes the following:
- a CDS encoding O-antigen ligase family protein, yielding MSSLLEKASSRRSPLEISAMVLIALSFFAFLVFGGEKVVLLLNGLCLAFGLVLVAYKYHWVMVGLWGLATQIMVEVVIWDYSNYVEPSISAGGGVDMLYGDPILFAMLTAMSIKVASGDLRARHVLLRENLWWTIFMGWMVFELARSMMLFGIVSPMGEFRTYFREILIVPYVIIFARSRHDQWRVFQILVGLSLSFIVIGLFRGAYVHNFAFHAYAKWLYQHGSLGLLWGTLAIYLMKQFGFWWRSNTLLAMLIGISMALTIIASHRSVWLAAIVSLFVLFLMGYFRMGTIMKLAFIAMTATILLGLVYEELDLFGYIQERMTALTAPSQDQTASWRFYLWMDAIEQSKAHFLEGKGLGNYFQLRSPTGSIVTAMLHNQYIQLHYQIGIIGLVLYLAFALQTYVRLRRTYVETLDPFYKMTALLSLVVLLGASAYYVAYDFEPFTWLFVSLGLAIAQNHAEEKEAARLYYRAYYAQNRM
- a CDS encoding sulfotransferase domain-containing protein, coding for MKQAFINSLPKSGTHLTAKCLKLMGYSERDHVGSAQVLNPGLASKLRRLSWLPVRQGYLVGIDTPVEISRRAVHRMLRRAPAHSFFTAHVGYATALLDAVVAHDVRPIVVFRDPRAVLVSFVHYVAERKEHVIHEEFASLTMEERFDAVLNGRRFRNAYLESLRTRCLALEGWLNSDDTVKIRFEDLVGNRGGGSDEIQRNTLQRLCDSLDIVNPPIDKVVEELFGPGRHTFRKGQVASWQEEIPESLMPAVTAKVGDIIERWGYHELYKELDTVSSS
- a CDS encoding flippase → MHIQARSGMAGDFLARLRGQGLVAQLVRGSSSGLVSRIAAAGVGFVSVGVLTNYLGIEHYGDYAYALAWLTMLATVGRLGFNKSAIRYLASYRASSDWPRIRGFILYCRRITYWISTAAALLVAGVLWLAWDPIAAYYGNERFLIAMMLALISLPLLSYLQVSEGVLDGFKKVAQSQIPLRIARPGLIALFTVMVYSWTTMGRTVSTSGATVMTVESAMIINLAATLMALLLAGVLVRRTLPAEVKTANPVFESRDWFITSRDMMWTSGFNLVIFEADQILLGLFSTTEDVGVFSVASRVAQLLIIALTATNAILYPMTADLFARKKMHELQRIVTLGANAVFFIAIALAVVLFVGSGYLELIFSEGFGASTPLLRVLIIGQIVNAFTGPALLLLNMTGHHRDSARILGFTAIINVVMNVGLIKLYGAMGAAVATSLSIILWNTIAAFVVWHRLKIVSTALYWPKKRGNTSE
- a CDS encoding sulfotransferase, producing the protein MSETERDPERETKPRTARDPVNDAAQKPVQPIFLLSLPRSGSTLLQRILAKHSAIDTAAEPWILLPLVSTMRSEGVYTNYDQNAVVDAIRDFYTAMPGGRATFTGALRDLALRLYTDRARPGARYFLDKTPRYHLILDEIFELFPDARFVFLWRNPLSVIASMLDTWHRGHWYLYFFKIDLYEGFERLMAAHEKYENRAFSIRYEDIISEPELSCKDLCRYLDIPFEPAMIDDFQSVDLGGEMGDPTGVKAYRSISDGSLDKWKQSLRNPIRKGWCQRYLTWLGERRLAALGYDLDELRTELHTIPFSMKRAGGDILRMTYGLVYQFLELRLLQDKLKRLPQLKRVHPHL
- a CDS encoding glycosyltransferase family 2 protein, which codes for MSATTRITAVLACHNRKPLTLKCLENYFAQMVDDTVALEAVVLDDGSSDGTSEAIAARFPRVRLLHGDGSLFWNGGMHRAFGEATATGSEYYLWLNDDTQLYPDTLGRFMKTVRQLEVAGYERNMIVGSVQDPASGALTYGGSVRSSTWHPLKFELVAPADHPLPCVIMHGNCVLIPDDVARLVGNLDRGFSHAIGDIDYSLRATEKGVSVWIAPGYAGTCATNPIDGSWLDTRLSLRERWRQVTGPKGLPPREWMYFARKYAGMMWPIYGSLPYVRMTLSAVTARFGHQKLRPIA
- a CDS encoding glycosyltransferase family 2 protein gives rise to the protein MVYVVTPVFNRKAITQRFLACLQQQDYRDIRAVIVDDGSTDGTSDMIRAEFPEVTIVTGDGNLWWTGGTNAGLRHVLAEARADDFVLIINDDLEFDAAYVGRLVAFAQAHPRTLVGSVVIDIETPDTIWDGGRITNWFTAKDRVLHVGRRLSEFSPGHAVEVSQLTGRGMLAPVGVFNEVGLYDEVHFKHRGDTEFPVRACRRGYKQVVAYDASVRSHVHKTYEFDVKDVYRLGDIKRYFFDFRSSFWVKFRFYFALKTATSPLQFVSFFTCDMVRVTVHFLKRLRLSA
- a CDS encoding glycosyltransferase, with product MKRNKSRKERCLFIVWKGYQRRAEVLAPLFDAEIKWVPHLFRSKRLRPLDYLYKLVVTIFHILRKRPSYAIVQAPPHYAALPAILCRLPYILDAHNGVFQSYWHKLPLFNRVMRRAQAVLVHNPEVLALFHGDYPEKPFFVVADPLQRIEAPNAVREASKILFICSFDPDEPVETIADVIARVPEYTFVITADLKKLPTALRQRIEGYPNVLLTGFLSTGDYHRMLCTSTAAIALTNMVATQQSGACEALSSDTPLIASRSSLSEKLFGEWATLVENTPDAIVAGIRSLDTAPLHLEAYRTAWNQQVRAGVISVLEEVLHVPAGDSAPDVREQHLTS
- a CDS encoding right-handed parallel beta-helix repeat-containing protein encodes the protein MTIVYSLILVPPALAQQCYLQQDCGPGSMCGANGICRPVRDVLTAGGGVIHWVDAANGSNSNPGTEGAPWATVVYAAQHTSVQPGDAILIREGTYYGEIIPARGGTSGNRIAYAGYPGERVAISGAVPLSGAWTLDASQIWKMTWTLPPLWVRRVNDGVPQDDDARRRDVLIADDQMLKAVYTRADVVEGTFFLEGSPANPTRMYAWLPGGINPNNARMETSRTNNLFTPSGSEANCNVGEIRGYFHFVNLIFRHTANDGLTGALCVGSQGSLVENVTAEWNNGAGIFMRGDDHIARGVYAFSNGMSGVRGEYCDRCLLEYAESRYNNWKGYKPFWESGGGKWLYTTNSTFRHLNFSDNEGPGLWLDTENYGNTIERSVFDNNYGVNVFLELLTNDTIVRNNVMTRARFARPAFYGYGLLVHAANDNMILHNTMLANEGGAMRIRADYRGKSTGNRYYNNLFVANTLIEHGTERRSSELSFEEHVTVDDARSNTGDGNVMWHRSYASQEYNTFQFRPASGVNVVHSSNLKDWQNAALTDYNSIVVDLSKAHVVDTTDMVKGWRLADGSQIIGKGVALPSDMPPLLADFDGDPRPVKGSDPGADQFSSDAPDNTTAGVPGDASGNGLVTALDASLVLQHASGLLNLGAQLVADASGDGAITAFDASLILKFITGYISCFPVAPECQSAGKQSL